GAGCACCCCCACGCGCTGCTGCACAGCGGGCTGACCAAGCCCCGGCCGACGTTTCACTACCGGCTGCCCAACGCCCAGCTGTCCCAGCCCGGCTGGGGAGCGGTGACCGAGTGGAACCGCTGGGTCGAGGTGGAAAAGCTCGCCGCCGATCGCCAGGCGCTGGGGGAACGCAGCGCGGCCTATATTGCCGACCACAGCCGGCCGTTCTACCGCCGCTGGGCGGACAGGCTGCGCCGCCTGTGGCATAGGCGCTAGGCCTCGCTTTTCTTTCGCCCGTTTTTCTTTCACCCGTTGGCCACTTCTCCTCATTCGCCACTAACCAGGAACGCCCAAGCCGTATGTCACGCCCTCTTATCGGCATCACCACTTCCGACCGCAAAAGCCGCCTGGCCTGGTGGTTCGACTGGTTCGCCGTCTGGCGCCACGGCGGCCAGCCGCTGCGCCTCTCCCCGAGCCGCGAGCGCCCAGCGCACCTTGATGGACTGATTATCGGCGGCGGCGATGACATTCAGGCCAACCTCTACGACGCCGAGCTCCGGCTCGACGTGCGCGTGGACCCCGAGCGCGACAGGCTGGAGCTTGCGCTGCTCGAGCGCTTTATTCCCCAGGATACGCCGGTGCTGGGCATCTGCCGGGGCGCTCAGTTGATCAACGTCCATCTGGGCGGCACCCTGGACCCGGACATCTACACCACCCACGAGGGGCTCAAGCGCCGGCGCACCGTGCTGCCGCGCAAG
This DNA window, taken from Halomonas piscis, encodes the following:
- a CDS encoding gamma-glutamyl-gamma-aminobutyrate hydrolase family protein produces the protein MSRPLIGITTSDRKSRLAWWFDWFAVWRHGGQPLRLSPSRERPAHLDGLIIGGGDDIQANLYDAELRLDVRVDPERDRLELALLERFIPQDTPVLGICRGAQLINVHLGGTLDPDIYTTHEGLKRRRTVLPRKTVDIVEHSRLHALLGVRWCRVNSLHHQAVNRAGAGVDIVARDRDGLVQGIESRRHDFLLGVQWHPEWLIFNRPQQRLIRALVNAARKRRAG